In Crassostrea angulata isolate pt1a10 chromosome 4, ASM2561291v2, whole genome shotgun sequence, one genomic interval encodes:
- the LOC128181460 gene encoding golgin subfamily A member 6-like protein 22, whose protein sequence is MAHNYHPFSPSDVCVPATVDLMQNEFTVDSSWMAGAFFLGLFLGALLTAICVPFCLKDLEKKKRQEDEEAMMKELEQNQTEARLIREKTMGVKVSGKDRSIKSGKGGRKVVTREVEEEGSEEEGKDGPPQVSLTDLGNEGLGKIMTNFHSEDAENEMMKQDQRKVEALMAALQAMKDQILFKMIRQHLKKFKVGEQPRSIVERNVVEDLLNKRKMLEDDRMEEEQAIKQAHVKDKGTTVMEDELEQLDAKTNQKLAQIYEEEKDFIRKEINKQTDLSEKDIDALMEKLMSELSEVDRKQALQLSRQQRALEERLAKRRQIIAMRKLQDQQEGDVVVQNVESHEDALKHLVQDGKLNEKKKNQLLNEYLQDLNRLTKARDIESQRQQLSLEEKLAKRRRREIQKLSKEQEREEQLLMKNFDKSTNTKGLVEDYLELKEKHQQEMAEKELQLDQEELQGLDKIRTAEAEVKEREIENQNDKMAATITETVGSEHKFDVDRLIKAHKQRMKLYEEERLEERNKFAARLKERLNQKMAKLEEEEEIHQQEQEAMVVQQTATVNRVLTTSLELTDEAKEKILREHEQNLQVINNQLQVSRLKQQKNLESKLAERRARMAEVRRKKEETLMNKAKANLEEREKIQQQLDVELQLEEKKLEDERRSALDALRRRMALETQEALRDQERRLGQMIGRLEVGAARRQAILSKQDATLQQLQEQLENKLSREGSRLSGVDAIIQQHSSQVDQLNDQLQRAREQQESLIKERIKAKKHQKEMELQEQIEEEEDVNRKNSIRRRGAGKASNILNTVFMEQHHRKQRQELESEMKVELERSKEELNQQLENELQAELENQRRELLTQLTAASGLSQSQIERTIKSSANDDKAAKKLARELKQGIERAKTDMNYGVDEDFLASREVYSIDDLESGQGRPASTGKNVKTGKKKRTSRSAVTPEPMEGWTRGNQDYDDDDLL, encoded by the exons ATGGCACATAACTACCACCCATTCTCCCCTTCTGATGTCTGTGTCCCAGCAACAGTGGACTTGATGCAGAATGAATTCACGGTTGATTCGTCGTGGATGGCAGGAGCATTCTTTCTGGGATTGTTCTTGGGAGCTTTGCTGACTGCAATATGCGTTCCATTTTGCTTGAAAGATCTAGAGAAAAAGAAA CGACAGGAGGATGAGGAAGCAATGATGAAGGAGCTGGAACAGAACCAGACCGAGGCTCGCCTCATCAGGGAGAAAACTATGGGGGTCAAGGTCAGCGGCAAGGACAGGTCAATCAAGTCGGGCAAGGGCGGGAGGAAGGTGGTGACTCGGGAGGTGGAGGAGGAGGGGTCAGAGGAGGAGGGTAAAGATGGGCCCCCTCAGGTGTCTCTGACAGACCTCGGGAATGAGGGGCTAGGCAAGATCATGACCAACTTCCACAG TGAAGATGCTGAGAATGAGATGATGAAGCAAGATCAGAGGAAAGTGGAAGCTTTGATGGCAGCTCTACAGGCCATGAAGGATCAG ATTTTGTTCAAGATGATAAGACAACACCTGAAGAAGTTCAAGGTCGGTGAACAACCGCGGTCCATCGTGGAGAGGAATGTGGTTGAGGATCTTCTGAACAAGAGGAAGATGCTGGAAGATGATCGGATGGAGGAGGAACAG GCTATTAAACAAGCACATGTCAAGGACAAGGGCACGACTGTGATGGAGGATGAGCTGGAGCAGCTGGACGCTAAAACCAACCAGAAACTG GCTCAGATTTATGAAGAAGAGAAGGACTTCATCAGGAAGGAGATCAACAAACAGACTGATCTCTCAGAGAAAGAC attGATGCCTTAATGGAGAAGTTGATGTCGGAATTATCAGAGGTTGACAGAAAGCAGGCACTACAGTTGTCACGGCAACAGCGG GCTCTAGAGGAGAGGTTGGCGAAGCGGAGACAGATCATTGCGATGAGGAAGCTTCAGGACCAACAAGAGGGTGATGTGGTGGTACAGAATGTGGAGAGTCACGAGGACGCGCTCAAACACCTGGTACAGGACGGAAAACTGaacgagaaaaagaaaaaccagCTGCTGAATGAGTATCTCCAGGACCTGAACCGACTCACCAAGGCCAGGGATATAG AGAGTCAGAGACAACAACTGTCCCTGGAGGAGAAATTGGCGAAGCGCAGACGACGGGAAATACAGAAACTGAGTAAGGAACAGGAGAGAGAGGAGCAGCTGCTGATGAAGAACTTTGACAAGAGCACCAACACCAAGGGCCTGGTGGAG GATTACCTGGAGTTGAAGGAGAAGCATCAACAGGAAATGGCAGAGAAGGAGCTTCAACTGGATCAGGAGGAGTTACAGGGCCTGGACAAGATCCGGACG GCGGAAGCAGAAGTGAAAGAGCGAGAGATTGAGAACCAGAACGACAAGATGGCGGCTACAATTACCGAAACGGTTGGAAGTGAACACAAGTTTGACGTGGACCGACTGATCAAGGCTCACAAACAGAGGATGAAGTTATACGAAG AGGAAAGACTGGAGGAAAGGAACAAATTTGCGGCCCGACTGAAGGAGAGATTGAATCAGAAAATGGCA AAACTGGAGGAAGAGGAGGAGATACATCAGCAGGAGCAGGAGGCGATGGTCGTACAGCAGACGGCGACCGTCAACCGAGTCCTGACCACCAGTCTGGAACTCACAGACGA AGCCAAGGAGAAGATTTTGAGGGAGCATGAGCAGAATCTACAGGTTATTAATAACCAGCTACAAGTCAGTCGACTCAAGCAGCAGAAAAA TCTGGAGAGCAAGCTGGCAGAGCGACGAGCCAGGATGGCCGAGGTCAGACGCAAAAAAGAGGAGACTTTGATGAACAAAGCCAAGGCCAACCTCGAGGAGAGGGAGAAAATTCAACAGCAGCTG GACGTTGAGCTTCAGCTAGAGGAGAAGAAGCTAGAGGATGAGAGGAGGTCGGCGCTGGACGCTCTGAGGCGGAGGATGGCGCTGGAGACACAGGAGGCACTGCGGGACCAGGAGAGGAGGCTGGGACAGATGATTGGACGGCTGGAGGTGGGCGCGGCCCGGCGACAGGCCATACTCAGCAAGCAGGACGCCACACTACAGCAGTTACAG GAGCAGCTGGAGAACAAGTTGAGTCGGGAGGGGAGTCGTTTGTCAGGGGTGGACGCAATTATCCAGCAGCACTCGTCCCAGGTTGACCAGCTGAACGACCAGCTACAGCGGGCGCGAGAACAGCAGGAGAGCCTGATCAAAGAGAGGATCAAGGCCAAGAAACACCAGAAAGAAAT GGAACTCCAAGAGCAGATAGAGGAGGAAGAGGACGTTAACAGGAAGAACTCGATCAGGAGGCGCGGAGCAGG GAAAGCCAGCAATATATTGAACACAGTGTTTATGGAGCAGCATCACCGGAAACAGAGACAGGAGCTGGAGAGTGAGATGAAGGTCGAGCTAGAGAGGAGCAAGGAAGAGCTCAACCAGCAGCTCGAGAACGAGTTACAGGCCGAGCTTGAG AATCAGAGGCGTGAATTACTGACTCAACTGACAGCAGCCAGCGGCTTATCTCAGTCCCAGATAGAGAGGACCATCAAGTCATCAGCCAATG ATGACAAGGCAGCCAAGAAGCTGGCCCGGGAGCTGAAGCAGGGAATCGAGCGAGCCAAGACGGACATGAACTACGGGGTTGACGAAGACTTCCTGGCATCAC GAGAAGTGTATAGTATTGATGACCTTGAGTCAGGTCAAGGTCGCCCTGCTTCCACTGGGAAAAACGTAAAGACAGGAAAGAAGAAAAGGACGAGTAGATCAGCTGTGACGCCGGAACCAATGGAAGGCTGGACACGTGGGAACCAGGATTATGACGACGACGATCTGTTATAG
- the LOC128181462 gene encoding V-type proton ATPase subunit e 2-like yields the protein MVDRKALPLVIMTGFWGVVGIILPIIVHFLMRGSPNKGIVQLMLMMTAACCYLFWLCAFLFQLNPLIGPQLDSSLIAFIQAEWENTPVKP from the exons ATGGTGGATCGTAAAGCACTACCTCTCGTCATTATGACCGGGTTCTGGGGAGTCGTGGGCATTATCCTCCCCATCATTGTGCACTTTCTAATGAGAGGATCACCTAACAAAGG GATTGTACAACTAATGCTGATGATGACTGCGGCCTGCTGCTATCTCTT CTGGCTGTGTGCATTCCTGTTCCAACTGAATCCATTGATCGGTCCACAGCTGGACTCGAGTCTGATCGCATTTATCCAGGCCGAATGGGAGAATACTCCAGTCAAACCG TGA